Part of the Lycium ferocissimum isolate CSIRO_LF1 chromosome 6, AGI_CSIRO_Lferr_CH_V1, whole genome shotgun sequence genome, GTTATTTAAATTTCAACCAAATTtgcaaattatttaaaatttagccACTCACTTGAAGAAAGGGGCAGCCCGCCTCTCCTCCCCCACTTCAAAATCTTGGCTCTGCCTAAGACTGTATTCGTACTATTTGATTGACAAGTTGCATAATTCTTTTTAGTTATTCAGGTTAATAGTTCAAAGTTTTGTTATTCTAAACTTTATTTGACCGAAAACATTCgaatccgcgacttaagtagcacaaaaaataaaaagttgaaccaaactagtgcaaaaaaaataaattccatTAGTAGACACGCACAAtttgcgtgaaaggaccaaagtgcAAATTTCACTTTGGTttctttcacgcacgaaattcgtgcgtgaatgtGTCGaaccggttttttttttttttttttttttgtgttacctTTCCAAACACGTTTTTTTACCATACTTTGGGTAAAGATTagtcatatttcaaaattctaaaatatcaatattttatataaaacttaatatcttttttttgcgtacaataatgtctactcattacatcaagtccacctaaacgtttggatcatCGTTTTAGGTTCTAGTGCTACCaagcaagttttgaaacttgtaatatttatagggttttgattaagtgttttaataataattcatccaatacgagaggtttatactaattaaaaaataattcattccatttaattacaatactaattcaaagcaatacaataataaattacNNNNNNNNNNNNNNNNNNNNNNNNNNNNNNNNNNNNNNNNNNNNNNNNNNNNNNNNNNNNNNNNNNNNNNNNNNNNNNNNNNNNNNNNNNNNNNNNNNNNAAGGGCGGGGGCGAGTGCAACCCCCGGGataatttttgggaatttttcccttttccccaAAAAGGTTGCCAAAAAGGGGTGGGTTTGTAAAGTGAAGCTTAAGGCAAATGGTGATATTGAGAGGTTGTTGATTAGAGACGAGGTTACAATCGAAAAGAGGACTTGACTATGCGGCAGAAGGACATTTAGTCCACGTAGTCAAGATAACTTGTCGAGGCCCCATTTTGTCCTTAGCCGTTCAACATAACTGGCCCACTCATCAATTAGATGTATATAATGCTTTTCTCCAAGGGGACTTACATGATGAAGTCTACATGGATGTTCCTCAGGGTTTAACAAGTCAGAGGGAGTTTGGTAAGGTTGTTTGCAGACTTGTTAAATCCCTTCATGGGTTGAAACAAGCTAGGAGGCAATCGAATCTTAAACTATCAGAAGCATTGGTTCAATCTGGTTTTCTACAAAGTAGCTTAGATCATTCTCTGTTCATAAGGAAGCAAGGCAATGATACTACAGTGATTTTGATTTATGTAGATGATATGCTAGTTACAGGCAGCAGTTTACAGCTTATTGAGGAAACTAAAGCATCACTCCATCTAGGCTTCAAGATCAAAGACCTTGGTGCATTGAAATTTTTCCTTGGGATGGAATTTAGTAGATCATCAAAGGGGATTTTAGTGAATCAGAGAAAATATGCCTTAGAAATTATATCAGAATTGGGACTAAGCTCAGCCAAACCAGCTTGGACACCATTGGAGCATAATGTGAAACTAACCACTCAACAGCTGGACTCTATACACAAAATAAAGATGGTGAACATGTGACACACAACACAGATGATGAAGCCTTCGAAGACAAGGGACAGTATCAGAAGTTAATTGGAAAGATGCTATACTGACCTTAACCAGACCTGACATTACTTACTCAGTGCATACTCTTAGCCAATTTACATAACCTAAGAAATCACACTGTAATGAAATGCATCAAAAGAGAACCAGTTTTGGGAATTTTCTTTGACTTGAGTTCAGTGTCAAATACATTAACTGTGTTCTGTGATGTAGACTGGGCCTCTTGTCCCAACACCTTCCACTGGGGACTCCTTTGACAGGAATGTCTCATAAATTAGAGCTAGGAAAAGCAGGCTTAGCCGAACCCTACACTGCCAGTCCCTGGCTTCTTTGCATGAAGAACCTAACTCATCTGAAGTTCAGAAAAATGAACCATTTAACCTATTAACCGGTGTATGCTAAGTAGTGGCAATAAGATTATGAACTTTCTGAAATTGGAACCAGAACTTGAACTGGAAAACAAGTGGACACACCCGCAAGGAAACCCATCTCAAAACCAGGAAGTCAGTCTCAGGTTTACTTGTCAAACATGGAGATTCTTTAGTTTCCTGGAAGTCCAAAAAGCAAAATGTGGGAGTCCAGCAAAAGCAGAGTATCGGAGCATGGCAAATGCAATGTCTGGAGTAGTGTGGTTAACAGCTTTGTTAAAGGAACTGGGAAGTGCAGTGGATCAACCAGTTATGGTGTACAATGACAGTAAAGCTGTATTGCAAATTGCAGCAAATCCGGTCTTCCATGAGAGGACTAAACATATCGAAATTGATTCCCATTTCATTAGGTAGAAGAAGGGATGATTGCAACCAAGCATGTCAGTTCAAGGAATCAGTTAGTAGACATAATGACTAAAGGCTTGCCAAGAACACAGCATGAGTTTCTAGTTAGCAAGCTTGGAGTGTTAAATATCTTTACACCCTCCAGCTTGAGGAGGAGTAATAAAATAGGAGTTACATAAGAGAAGTAGCttaggggtaaaatagtaattttacaCTGTTAGTTACATTAGTCggttagtttgttattttgacAGCTGTAGACTAGGATGATAAACATCAGCACTTACTCATTGTATACGAGTAATTCTCATTTCTCTGTTGAATgaatctctttctttcttcttccatgTAAACCTTCAGTACTGCTTCAGTGGTGATTTAGGGTTAGAGATTCACCGAATAACCAACTACATCAGGGAGAAATCCTTCTTGAACCATGTCAGCAAGAAAGTTAGAAGCTTTGGCTGCTCGCCCATCTTTGCAAAGTTTCTTCATGAATAGTGTGTAATATTTTATCCAAGGTTGATGACCATGCACACTCATCTCCCTCACCATAGCAAGGGTGCCTTTATCATCCCCTTGCTCACATAAACATCCAAAAATTGAGTTGTATGTGTAATGTGTTGGCTGAAATTCTGATTGTTTCACCTCAttcaaaagctcaaaacatTCATCAAATCTACCGGACCTGCTCAAAGAATCAATTAAATTATTGTAAAGTAGCACACTGCATTTACAACTAATACGGTCCATATCTCTAAACAATCCGAGAGCCGTTTCCAACCTATCCGCCCAACACAAACCATCAACAACTAATTTGAAAGAAACGGTATCAGGACAAGCAAGTTCCTTCATGAAAAAAAGACTGCCCTCATTAAAATCACCAGCAGATTCAAGACCCGTTGATGCACAAAGTAGATGGTATGCCTTATCAGTTGAACCATTGTTATCTAGTCCTTTCAGCATagaaatatataaaatcagCCTAGCTTTCAGATCAAGACTCTCGTACCTATCCTCAACTATTCGAATCATATCTCTTTCATCACGCACGCAAGATATAAGGtcatatataagtattttaatatTAGGACAGATTCCCGAATCATTCATATCCTCGTACAGCTGCATAGCTTTCTCTATCTCCTTATTCTTACACAACTCTTCTAGTAGCACGCCATAAACAGAAATGTCCAGCACAAAAcccattttcctcattttatcCAACATTTACAACGCTTTATGTATTCTACCTTCCCTCACAAAATCGTGAATCAAAACAAAACATGTCTTCTCATTTAACCTAATGTTAAGATCTTCTATCCTCTCAGCCAACTCAAATGCCTTATCTACCTTACCCCACTTGCTA contains:
- the LOC132061468 gene encoding putative pentatricopeptide repeat-containing protein At5g08310, mitochondrial, translating into MLDKMRKMGFVLDISVYGVLLEELCKNKEIEKAMQLYEDMNDSGICPNIKILIYDLISCVRDERDMIRIVEDRYESLDLKARLILYISMLKGLDNNGSTDKAYHLLCASTGLESAGDFNEGSLFFMKELACPDTVSFKLVVDGLCWADRLETALGLFRDMDRISCKCSVLLYNNLIDSLSRSGRFDECFELLNEVKQSEFQPTHYTYNSIFGCLCEQGDDKGTLAMVREMSVHGHQPWIKYYTLFMKKLCKDGRAAKASNFLADMVQEGFLPDVVGYSVNL